A section of the Sphingomonas ginsenosidivorax genome encodes:
- the tldD gene encoding metalloprotease TldD, protein MIAADPRSFLYRTLDPEQAQALTAKALGQADDGELYLQYRKAEAFGFDDGRLKTASYDTTSGFGLRAVSGEMTAFAHANEMTPAAIRRAAETMTLIEPSTATKSGPPQGTNRHLYTAADPLDLVPFADKVNLCQTIDAAARARDPRVAQVSVNLSGTWSVVEIVRADGFVATDVRPLVRLNVTIVAEQNGRRETGSYGIGGRYLYDDLFSPETYNRAIDEALAQALVNLESIAAPAGEMTVLLGNGWPGILLHEAIGHGLEGDFNRKGTSAFSGRIGERVAAEGVTVVDDGSLPDRRGSLSIDDEGTPTRETVLIEDGILKGYMQDRLNARLMGVEATGNGRRESFSHAPMPRMTNTFMKAGKDDPAELLARVKKGIFAKAFGGGQVDIVSGKFVFSCTEAYLIEDGKLGAPIKGATLIGDGPSSLTRVRGIGNDFALDEGIGMCGKAGQSVPAGVGQPTLLVDGLTVGGTAAA, encoded by the coding sequence ATGATAGCTGCAGATCCCCGCTCGTTCCTCTACCGCACGCTCGATCCCGAACAGGCGCAGGCCCTCACCGCCAAGGCGCTGGGCCAGGCCGATGACGGCGAACTCTATCTCCAGTATCGCAAGGCCGAAGCGTTCGGCTTCGACGACGGCCGGCTGAAGACCGCGAGCTATGACACGACGTCGGGCTTCGGCCTGCGCGCGGTGTCGGGCGAGATGACCGCGTTCGCGCACGCCAACGAGATGACGCCGGCGGCGATCCGTCGCGCGGCCGAGACGATGACGCTGATCGAGCCGAGCACGGCGACGAAATCCGGCCCGCCCCAGGGCACCAACCGCCATCTCTACACTGCCGCCGATCCGCTCGACCTGGTGCCGTTCGCCGACAAGGTGAACCTCTGCCAGACGATCGACGCCGCCGCGCGCGCGCGCGACCCGCGCGTCGCGCAGGTGTCCGTCAACCTGTCGGGGACGTGGAGCGTGGTCGAGATCGTCCGCGCCGACGGCTTCGTCGCGACCGACGTGCGGCCGCTGGTGCGGCTGAACGTGACGATCGTCGCCGAGCAGAATGGCCGCCGCGAGACCGGCAGCTACGGGATCGGCGGGCGGTATCTCTACGACGACCTGTTCAGCCCCGAGACCTACAACCGCGCGATCGACGAGGCGCTGGCCCAGGCGCTGGTCAATCTCGAGTCGATCGCAGCGCCCGCGGGCGAGATGACCGTGCTGCTCGGAAACGGCTGGCCGGGCATCCTGCTGCACGAGGCGATCGGCCACGGGCTCGAGGGCGATTTCAACCGCAAGGGCACGAGCGCGTTTTCGGGGCGGATCGGCGAGCGGGTTGCGGCCGAAGGCGTCACCGTGGTCGATGACGGCTCGCTCCCCGACCGACGCGGCTCGCTGTCGATCGACGACGAGGGCACACCGACGCGCGAGACCGTGCTGATCGAGGATGGTATCCTCAAGGGCTATATGCAGGACCGCCTCAATGCGCGGCTGATGGGCGTCGAGGCGACCGGCAACGGCCGCCGCGAGAGCTTCTCGCACGCGCCGATGCCGCGGATGACCAACACCTTCATGAAGGCGGGCAAGGACGATCCGGCCGAGCTGCTCGCCCGCGTCAAGAAGGGCATCTTCGCCAAGGCGTTCGGCGGCGGGCAGGTCGACATCGTGTCGGGGAAGTTCGTGTTCAGCTGCACCGAGGCGTATCTGATCGAGGACGGCAAGCTGGGCGCGCCGATCAAGGGCGCGACGCTGATCGGCGACGGGCCGAGCTCGTTGACGCGGGTGCGGGGGATCGGCAACGACTTCGCGCTCGACGAGGGGATCGGGATGTGCGGCAAGGCGGGACAGAGCGTGCCGGCGGGCGTGGGGCAGCCGACCTTGCTGGTCGACGGGCTGACGGTCGGCGGGACTGCTGCGGCCTGA
- a CDS encoding CcdB family protein codes for MAQFNVYRIEGYGLVVDCQSDLLDEMGSRVVAPLRDPEDPSVSKSRLNPLVMLDGISYRVGTQFLRAVYRRQLGSSVGSLQVHEYEIKGAIDFLVNGF; via the coding sequence ATGGCGCAGTTCAACGTCTACCGGATCGAAGGCTACGGCCTGGTTGTCGACTGCCAGAGCGATCTGCTCGATGAAATGGGCTCGCGGGTCGTGGCCCCGTTGCGCGATCCGGAGGATCCATCGGTATCAAAGTCCCGGCTAAACCCGCTCGTGATGCTGGACGGCATCAGCTACCGGGTCGGCACGCAATTCCTTCGCGCTGTGTACAGGCGACAGTTGGGTAGCAGCGTTGGTTCGTTGCAAGTCCACGAATACGAGATCAAAGGCGCCATCGACTTCCTGGTCAACGGCTTCTGA
- a CDS encoding type II toxin-antitoxin system CcdA family antitoxin, with protein MKQDVIRASKRKSVNLSIDPDVVAAARDAGINLSRVTEDALRAAVKTEHERRWKAENRDWISAHNAWIDENGIPLSDLETL; from the coding sequence ATGAAACAGGATGTGATCCGCGCGAGCAAGCGCAAATCCGTCAACCTCTCGATCGATCCCGACGTCGTCGCCGCCGCGCGCGATGCCGGGATCAATCTGTCGCGCGTGACCGAGGACGCCTTGCGCGCTGCGGTAAAGACCGAGCACGAACGACGGTGGAAGGCCGAGAACCGCGACTGGATCTCGGCGCACAACGCATGGATCGACGAAAACGGGATCCCGCTGTCCGACCTCGAAACGCTCTGA
- a CDS encoding pyridoxamine 5'-phosphate oxidase family protein — protein sequence MQFFDALNDDHRAFVARQAVFFVATAAPDARINLSPKGMDSFRVLDANSVAYLDVGGSGNETQAHLAADGRITIMFCAFDRPALIFRIYGRGRAVLPQDAEWDALYTRFTPLPGTRQIFVIAVDQVQTSCGWGVPVMTLERERQTLSKYHSNQSRADRLAEWAEHTHSIDGLPLRVPTIAP from the coding sequence ATGCAATTCTTCGACGCGCTCAACGACGATCACCGCGCGTTCGTCGCGCGGCAGGCGGTGTTCTTCGTCGCGACCGCGGCGCCCGATGCGCGGATCAATCTCAGTCCCAAGGGGATGGACAGTTTCCGCGTGCTCGATGCGAACAGCGTTGCATATCTCGATGTCGGCGGGTCGGGGAACGAGACGCAGGCGCATCTCGCCGCCGACGGGCGCATCACGATCATGTTCTGCGCGTTCGACCGGCCGGCGCTGATCTTTCGGATCTATGGCCGGGGGCGCGCGGTGCTGCCGCAGGATGCGGAGTGGGATGCCCTATATACGCGGTTCACGCCGCTGCCGGGCACGCGGCAGATCTTCGTGATCGCGGTCGACCAGGTGCAGACGAGCTGCGGCTGGGGCGTGCCGGTCATGACGCTGGAGCGCGAACGCCAGACGCTGTCCAAATACCACAGCAACCAGAGCCGGGCCGATCGCCTCGCCGAATGGGCCGAGCATACGCACAGCATCGACGGGCTGCCGCTGCGCGTGCCAACGATCGCGCCCTAG
- a CDS encoding P-II family nitrogen regulator: MKLVIAIIKPFKLDEVREALTGIGVAGMTVTEVKGFGRQKGQTEIYRGAEYSTNMVPKIKIEVVCASDLADRVVETVQASANTGAIGDGKIFVLDVAQAVRIRTGETDDSAL; encoded by the coding sequence ATGAAACTCGTCATTGCCATCATCAAGCCGTTCAAATTGGACGAGGTCCGCGAAGCGCTGACGGGAATCGGGGTCGCCGGCATGACCGTCACCGAGGTCAAGGGTTTCGGGCGCCAGAAGGGCCAGACCGAGATCTACCGCGGCGCCGAGTACAGCACCAATATGGTGCCCAAGATCAAGATCGAGGTGGTCTGCGCCTCCGACCTCGCCGACCGCGTCGTCGAGACGGTCCAGGCCTCGGCCAACACCGGCGCGATCGGCGACGGCAAGATCTTCGTGCTCGACGTCGCACAGGCGGTGCGCATCCGCACCGGCGAAACCGACGATTCCGCGCTCTGA
- a CDS encoding ammonium transporter, giving the protein MKHALKLAVGLGATMVAAAPAWAQAAAAPVVATVNKGDTAWMMTSTVLVLMMILPGLALFYGGLTRSKNMLSTMTQIGAVACLAMLIWVMYGYSLAFGPDVSSGFLSNFVSSLDKAFLAGVTPASQAATFTAGVEIPEYVFICFQMTFAAITIALVLGSVVERMKFSAVMVFALVWLTIVYFPIAHMVWASSGFFFKAGALDFAGGTVVHINAGVSALVAALFLGKRIGYPKEPMAPHSLVMTGIGTGLLWVGWFGFNAGSALEANGSAGLAMINTFVATASAALFWMLAEKLSGHKGSALGFCSGIVAGLVAVTPAAGNSGPFGAIVLGAVASIVCFLAVSKLKPKLGYDDSLDAFGIHGIGGMIGAIGTGIVYAPSLGGPGAADYAMGAKLLVQIEAVLTTIVWASVGTVIAILIAKAVTGLRVSPEVEVEGLDIGEHGERAYN; this is encoded by the coding sequence ATGAAGCACGCATTGAAATTGGCCGTCGGGCTCGGGGCGACGATGGTCGCCGCCGCCCCCGCATGGGCGCAAGCCGCCGCCGCACCCGTCGTGGCGACCGTCAACAAGGGCGATACCGCCTGGATGATGACGTCGACGGTGCTCGTCCTGATGATGATCCTGCCGGGTCTCGCGCTGTTCTATGGTGGCCTCACGCGGTCGAAGAACATGCTGTCGACCATGACGCAGATCGGCGCGGTCGCGTGTCTCGCGATGCTGATCTGGGTGATGTACGGCTACAGCCTCGCCTTTGGTCCCGACGTGTCGTCGGGCTTCCTCAGCAACTTCGTCTCCAGCCTCGACAAGGCGTTCCTCGCGGGCGTCACGCCCGCCAGCCAGGCGGCGACCTTCACCGCGGGCGTCGAGATCCCCGAATACGTGTTCATCTGCTTCCAGATGACGTTCGCGGCGATCACGATCGCGCTGGTGCTGGGCTCGGTCGTCGAGCGGATGAAGTTCTCGGCGGTGATGGTGTTCGCGCTGGTGTGGCTGACGATCGTGTATTTCCCGATCGCGCACATGGTGTGGGCATCGAGCGGCTTCTTCTTCAAGGCGGGCGCGCTCGATTTCGCCGGCGGGACCGTGGTGCACATCAACGCCGGCGTCTCGGCGCTGGTGGCCGCGCTCTTCCTCGGCAAGCGCATCGGATACCCGAAGGAGCCGATGGCGCCGCACTCGCTGGTCATGACCGGGATCGGCACCGGGCTGCTCTGGGTGGGCTGGTTCGGCTTCAACGCCGGCTCGGCGCTCGAAGCCAATGGCTCGGCAGGCCTGGCGATGATCAACACCTTCGTCGCGACCGCCTCGGCCGCCCTGTTCTGGATGCTCGCCGAGAAGCTCTCGGGGCACAAGGGTTCGGCGCTGGGCTTCTGCTCGGGCATCGTCGCAGGGCTGGTCGCGGTCACCCCGGCGGCGGGCAATTCGGGTCCGTTCGGCGCGATCGTGCTGGGGGCCGTCGCCTCGATCGTCTGCTTCCTCGCGGTGTCGAAGCTCAAGCCCAAGCTCGGCTATGACGACAGCCTCGACGCGTTCGGCATCCATGGCATCGGCGGGATGATCGGCGCGATCGGCACGGGCATCGTCTACGCGCCGTCGCTCGGCGGCCCGGGTGCCGCCGACTATGCGATGGGTGCGAAGCTGCTGGTGCAGATCGAAGCGGTGCTGACGACGATCGTCTGGGCCTCGGTCGGCACGGTCATCGCGATCCTCATCGCCAAGGCAGTCACCGGTCTGCGCGTCTCTCCCGAAGTCGAGGTCGAGGGTCTCGACATCGGCGAGCATGGCGAGCGCGCCTATAACTGA
- a CDS encoding TIGR01244 family sulfur transferase, translating to MIRTVNDSLSVAPQITVADVATIAAAGFKTIVNNRPDDEESGQPSGAEIQAAAEAAGLAYVAIPVTHAGFSHPQLDAMAEALVEAKGPVLAYCRSGTRSCNLWALAAAKSGRNPDLLVAQAEGAGYDLSTIRTMLDALAGPR from the coding sequence ATGATCCGTACCGTCAACGACAGCCTTTCGGTCGCGCCGCAGATCACGGTCGCCGACGTCGCTACCATCGCCGCGGCGGGGTTCAAGACGATCGTCAACAACCGCCCCGACGACGAGGAATCGGGCCAGCCCTCGGGCGCCGAGATCCAGGCGGCGGCAGAGGCCGCAGGGCTCGCCTATGTCGCGATTCCCGTGACGCATGCGGGCTTCTCGCATCCGCAACTCGACGCGATGGCCGAGGCCCTCGTCGAGGCCAAGGGGCCTGTGCTCGCCTATTGCCGCTCGGGCACGCGCAGCTGCAACCTCTGGGCGCTGGCCGCCGCCAAGTCCGGCCGCAACCCCGACCTGCTCGTCGCGCAGGCCGAGGGCGCGGGCTACGACCTAAGCACCATCCGCACGATGCTGGACGCGCTCGCAGGACCGCGATGA
- the recQ gene encoding DNA helicase RecQ, whose amino-acid sequence MLDPLPDLQRIFGFPDFRGVQRDVVDRVLAGERTLAVMPTGAGKSLCYQLPATMLEGTCVVVSPLIALMHDQLRAATAVGIRAATLTSVDTNREETIARFRAGELDLLYVAPERASNESFRNLLGQAKLSLFAIDEAHCVSEWGHDFRPDYRLLRPLLDSFPDVPRLALTATADAHTRADILDQLGLPKDGLIISGFDRPNIRYAISPRDNVNRQIADIVAKIPGPGIVYAQTRAATEKLAEALGRTGRPTRAYHAGLDPHIRAKNQADFVASEDMVICATVAFGMGIDKPDVRFVAHAGLPKSIEAYYQETGRAGRDGDPAIAHLFWGAEDFARARQRIGEVEPERQAGERTRLTALGGLVETAGCRRRILLKHFGEDRAEDCGNCDNCLGNVDAVDATETARKFLSAVFRTGQMFGVGYIEGILTGVSSERSLMNGHEALSVYGIVEGDETALLKPVARALMIKDALRTNPHGGLEFGPAAKAILKGEATVSIIVPPKRERRRKAAPGAVPNPVDDPLFEALRLRRRDLAKDGGVPPYVIFHDSVLRDMARVRPASGAELAMLSGIGARKLDAYGDAFLQVIRDFA is encoded by the coding sequence ATGCTCGACCCCCTTCCCGATCTGCAGCGCATCTTTGGTTTTCCCGACTTTCGCGGGGTGCAGCGCGACGTCGTCGACCGCGTGCTCGCGGGCGAACGCACGCTCGCGGTGATGCCGACGGGTGCTGGCAAGTCGCTTTGCTACCAGCTGCCCGCGACGATGCTCGAGGGGACCTGCGTCGTCGTCTCGCCGCTGATCGCGCTGATGCACGACCAGCTCCGCGCCGCGACCGCGGTCGGCATCCGCGCCGCGACGCTGACCAGCGTCGACACCAATCGCGAGGAGACGATCGCCCGGTTCCGCGCGGGCGAGCTCGACCTGCTCTACGTCGCCCCCGAGCGTGCCTCGAACGAGAGCTTCCGCAACCTGCTCGGCCAGGCGAAGCTCTCGCTGTTCGCGATCGACGAGGCGCACTGCGTCAGCGAATGGGGCCACGACTTCCGCCCCGACTACCGGCTGCTGCGCCCGCTGCTCGACAGCTTCCCCGACGTGCCGCGGCTCGCACTCACCGCGACCGCCGACGCGCATACCCGCGCCGACATCCTCGACCAGCTCGGCCTGCCCAAGGACGGGCTGATCATCTCGGGGTTCGACCGCCCCAACATCCGCTATGCGATCTCGCCGCGCGACAACGTCAACCGCCAGATCGCCGACATCGTCGCCAAGATCCCCGGCCCCGGCATCGTCTATGCGCAGACCCGCGCCGCGACCGAGAAGCTCGCCGAGGCATTGGGCCGCACCGGTCGCCCGACGCGCGCCTATCATGCCGGGCTCGACCCGCACATCCGCGCGAAGAACCAGGCCGATTTCGTCGCCTCCGAGGACATGGTGATCTGCGCCACGGTCGCGTTCGGGATGGGGATCGACAAGCCCGACGTGCGGTTCGTCGCGCATGCCGGGCTGCCCAAGTCGATCGAGGCCTATTACCAGGAAACCGGCCGCGCCGGCCGCGACGGCGACCCCGCGATCGCGCATCTCTTCTGGGGCGCCGAGGATTTCGCGCGCGCCCGGCAACGCATCGGCGAGGTCGAGCCCGAGCGGCAGGCCGGCGAGCGCACCCGGCTGACCGCGCTCGGCGGCCTCGTCGAGACCGCGGGGTGCCGCCGCCGCATCCTGCTCAAGCATTTCGGCGAGGACCGCGCCGAGGATTGCGGCAATTGCGACAATTGCCTCGGCAATGTCGACGCGGTCGACGCCACCGAGACCGCGCGCAAATTCCTGTCTGCGGTGTTCCGGACGGGTCAGATGTTCGGCGTCGGCTATATCGAGGGTATCCTGACCGGCGTCTCGTCCGAGCGAAGCCTGATGAACGGGCACGAGGCGTTGTCGGTCTACGGCATCGTCGAGGGCGACGAGACCGCGCTGCTCAAGCCCGTCGCACGCGCGCTGATGATCAAGGATGCGCTCAGGACCAACCCGCATGGCGGCCTCGAATTCGGCCCCGCGGCCAAGGCGATCCTCAAGGGCGAGGCGACGGTCTCGATCATCGTGCCGCCCAAACGCGAACGCCGGCGCAAGGCGGCGCCGGGCGCGGTGCCCAACCCGGTCGACGATCCGCTGTTCGAGGCATTGCGCCTGCGCCGCCGCGATCTGGCCAAGGACGGCGGGGTGCCGCCTTACGTCATCTTCCACGATTCGGTGCTGCGCGACATGGCGCGGGTGCGCCCGGCGAGCGGCGCCGAACTCGCGATGCTGTCGGGCATTGGCGCGCGCAAGCTCGACGCCTATGGCGACGCTTTCCTCCAGGTGATCCGGGACTTCGCATGA
- a CDS encoding metalloregulator ArsR/SmtB family transcription factor, which yields MDSVFDALAHPTRRRILELLKRGAMTAGQLADAFAVSKPTMSNHFAKLKAAGLIQAEQRGTSIVYSLDLSVMEEVVMGFMGRLGVGDTQGDICATETSYLPRR from the coding sequence ATGGACTCGGTCTTCGACGCTCTCGCGCATCCGACGCGCCGCCGCATCCTTGAGCTGCTGAAACGCGGCGCGATGACCGCGGGGCAGCTGGCCGACGCGTTCGCGGTGTCGAAGCCGACCATGTCGAACCATTTCGCCAAGCTGAAGGCCGCCGGGCTGATCCAGGCCGAACAGCGGGGCACGTCGATCGTCTATTCGCTCGACCTGTCGGTGATGGAGGAAGTGGTGATGGGGTTCATGGGCCGGCTGGGCGTCGGCGATACGCAGGGGGACATATGCGCTACCGAAACCTCGTATTTGCCTCGGCGCTGA
- a CDS encoding SdpI family protein, giving the protein MRYRNLVFASALTAAALAVVAAVALERLPAGTQLPTHWGADGMADRFADAGTALFMPVGLTILVSLVMASLPSLEPLQDKLAQSAPLYRTAWAGLLGLMSLVEAMVAGPAFGIALPATTILAGMGVFFVALGNVLPKSRPGFFVGIRTPWTITDPDNWIATHRYGGRIMMAAGFALVVFAAAPMRGETRASFVIAILLVTVATPVLYSFFYWRTSRRA; this is encoded by the coding sequence ATGCGCTACCGAAACCTCGTATTTGCCTCGGCGCTGACCGCCGCCGCGCTGGCCGTCGTCGCCGCGGTCGCGCTGGAGCGGCTGCCGGCGGGTACGCAGCTCCCGACGCATTGGGGTGCGGATGGGATGGCGGACCGCTTTGCCGATGCCGGCACCGCCTTGTTCATGCCGGTCGGGCTGACGATCCTCGTATCGCTGGTGATGGCCTCGCTGCCGTCGCTGGAGCCGTTGCAGGACAAGCTGGCGCAGTCTGCGCCGCTCTACCGGACCGCCTGGGCTGGGCTGCTCGGGCTTATGTCGCTGGTCGAGGCGATGGTCGCTGGACCCGCTTTCGGGATCGCGCTGCCCGCGACGACGATCCTGGCGGGGATGGGGGTGTTCTTCGTCGCGCTCGGCAACGTGCTGCCGAAATCGCGGCCAGGCTTCTTCGTCGGCATCCGTACGCCGTGGACGATTACCGATCCCGACAACTGGATCGCGACGCATCGCTATGGTGGGCGGATCATGATGGCGGCGGGGTTCGCGCTGGTGGTGTTCGCCGCAGCGCCGATGCGCGGCGAGACGCGCGCGTCGTTCGTCATCGCCATCCTACTGGTGACGGTCGCGACGCCGGTGCTCTATTCGTTCTTCTACTGGCGGACGTCGCGGCGAGCCTAG